A single region of the Pseudomonas sp. B21-023 genome encodes:
- a CDS encoding alpha/beta fold hydrolase translates to MNLAIESLADAFEHVYVQVQGQRIHCVVAGAGEPVLLVPGWPQTWYAWRHVLPILAARGFRAIAIDPPGLGDSDRPEQGYDTGSVAAVLHAAMTQLGHERYHLVGHDVGMWVAYALASDWPQAVRSLTVAEAVIPGLAEAPSIFVAPQDNIFLWHFLFNQVRDLPEFLIAGREEGYLNFMFDRWAIHRHAVAADVYIRAYASPGGMRAGFAYYRAIPETIRQNRERARHPLPMPVLAIGAEHATGDAPLRTLQGHADSVRGVILPGCGHFVMEEAPVSFNEHLLAFLDEVEVNR, encoded by the coding sequence ATGAACCTGGCCATCGAGTCTTTGGCTGACGCCTTCGAGCATGTCTATGTGCAGGTGCAGGGACAGCGCATCCACTGTGTCGTGGCCGGCGCGGGCGAACCGGTGCTACTGGTGCCGGGCTGGCCACAGACCTGGTACGCCTGGCGCCATGTGCTGCCGATCCTGGCCGCGCGCGGGTTCCGTGCCATTGCCATCGATCCGCCGGGCCTGGGGGATTCGGACCGCCCCGAGCAGGGCTACGACACCGGCAGCGTCGCCGCTGTGCTGCATGCCGCGATGACCCAGCTGGGGCATGAGCGCTATCACCTGGTCGGTCACGATGTGGGGATGTGGGTGGCCTATGCCCTGGCCAGTGATTGGCCACAGGCGGTGCGCTCGCTGACGGTGGCCGAGGCGGTGATCCCGGGGCTTGCCGAGGCGCCGTCGATCTTCGTGGCGCCGCAGGACAACATCTTCCTTTGGCACTTCCTGTTCAACCAGGTTCGCGATCTGCCGGAGTTCCTGATCGCCGGACGTGAGGAGGGCTACCTCAACTTCATGTTCGACCGATGGGCGATCCATCGGCATGCGGTGGCGGCGGATGTCTATATCCGTGCCTACGCCTCGCCGGGCGGGATGCGGGCGGGCTTCGCCTATTACCGGGCGATTCCCGAGACCATCAGGCAGAACCGCGAACGGGCCAGGCATCCGCTGCCCATGCCGGTGCTGGCGATCGGTGCCGAGCACGCCACGGGCGATGCGCCGCTGCGTACGCTGCAGGGGCATGCCGACTCGGTGCGCGGGGTGATCCTGCCGGGTTGCGGGCACTTCGTCATGGAGGAAGCACCGGTGTCGTTCAACGAGCACCTGCTGGCGTTCCTGGACGAGGTCGAGGTCAACCGCTGA
- a CDS encoding YoaK family protein encodes MLPTATSQHSARRVRLQALRGRVGLGLVAGLSVLAGMTDAIGLLALGDFVSFMSGNTTRLAVAISQADLALMLRLALAILSFVLGNTLGVLLARRLRRRAAPLLLITASLLAFAAAWPAPTTLPALIAATLAMGMLNAVVEQVNGLPIGLTYVTGALSRFGRGLGRWLLGERRHGWRVQLVPWSGMLLGAALGAWLQQRLGLQALAASCALACLLALVTVFIPRAWQLGYMPR; translated from the coding sequence ATGCTACCCACCGCCACCTCCCAGCACAGTGCCCGTCGGGTCCGCTTGCAGGCCCTGCGCGGCCGGGTCGGCCTGGGGCTGGTGGCCGGATTGTCGGTGCTGGCCGGCATGACCGACGCCATCGGCCTGCTGGCGTTGGGCGACTTCGTATCATTCATGAGCGGCAACACCACGCGCCTGGCGGTGGCCATCAGCCAGGCGGACCTGGCGCTGATGCTGCGCCTGGCCCTGGCGATCCTCAGTTTCGTGCTGGGCAACACCCTGGGTGTATTGCTGGCCCGCCGCTTGCGCCGCCGCGCCGCACCCTTGCTGCTGATTACCGCCAGCCTGCTGGCGTTTGCCGCAGCGTGGCCTGCGCCCACCACATTGCCCGCGTTGATCGCGGCCACCTTGGCCATGGGCATGCTCAACGCCGTGGTCGAACAGGTGAACGGCCTGCCGATCGGCCTGACCTACGTAACCGGCGCGCTGTCGCGCTTCGGCCGTGGCCTGGGGCGTTGGTTGCTGGGTGAGCGGCGCCATGGCTGGCGGGTACAACTGGTGCCCTGGAGCGGCATGCTGCTGGGTGCCGCGCTCGGGGCCTGGCTGCAGCAACGGCTGGGCTTGCAGGCGCTGGCGGCCAGTTGCGCCCTGGCCTGCTTGCTGGCGCTGGTGACGGTGTTCATCCCGCGTGCCTGGCAACTGGGCTACATGCCGCGCTGA
- a CDS encoding GNAT family N-acetyltransferase translates to MLAIRRASRHDALDTYAIRRQAILWQCTEAYDATLAQAWADVPFTEGYAALVAEHFHLACIDDTIVATGMLDRHSGELGALFVLPAFMGRGIARAMVEHLEGIARAEGLEDVHLDSTLNAAAFYRRCGYIGDALSIYQSPFGLELSCIPMRKVLAGV, encoded by the coding sequence ATGCTCGCCATACGCCGCGCCAGCCGTCACGACGCGCTGGACACGTACGCCATCCGCCGCCAGGCGATCCTGTGGCAGTGCACCGAAGCCTACGATGCCACCCTGGCCCAGGCCTGGGCCGACGTACCGTTCACAGAAGGCTACGCGGCCCTGGTCGCCGAGCATTTCCACCTTGCCTGCATCGACGACACGATCGTCGCCACTGGCATGCTCGACCGGCACAGCGGTGAACTGGGTGCCCTGTTCGTACTGCCGGCATTCATGGGCCGTGGCATCGCCCGGGCGATGGTCGAACACCTCGAAGGCATCGCCAGGGCCGAAGGTCTGGAAGATGTCCACCTGGACTCGACCTTGAACGCAGCGGCGTTCTATCGCCGCTGCGGCTACATCGGCGATGCGCTGTCGATCTACCAGTCACCATTCGGCCTCGAACTGTCCTGCATCCCCATGCGCAAGGTGCTGGCCGGGGTATAA